A region of Culicoides brevitarsis isolate CSIRO-B50_1 chromosome 1, AGI_CSIRO_Cbre_v1, whole genome shotgun sequence DNA encodes the following proteins:
- the LOC134827089 gene encoding zinc finger protein with KRAB and SCAN domains 5, which yields MNFSPFSTHFPGIHQFVSTTQENNSGNNQTRYNTNTSSSSTSNNNTNNLSNNFNQTKFRNDLETNVVSTNNIINKYVNQTATTAQYGTVSYSQPNNDTKSNLTLSNSNYQITNNLQMKDNVIQQQHSDLTQDITALLQQTDTKRVLQNVNTSWQTLTTPATSVADYLSHLPASTLPLSLHHFLKYSAENIKKETQNPLTTIDISQTQTTTSQINLNNLTSSLLPSTTSIANIIQQQHQLQQNTNLQNIQVVQNQVNVNQGNASQVNNTTNNVSNTQQQVTQATTPAVKKQKKKKKKPPKERKPRLKPGEVRLTTALDGSTLYECPDCQVCYPERGILEQHMIGHNLERKFVCDVCNAGLKRKDHLTRHKQSHNPQRPFICTFCMKGFKRKEQLTLHAVIHSGEKRHVCSECGKGFYRKDHLRKHTRSHIARRLKAELNQGQPGENGEAQDGAQTNVQQIQNTNGNIQQQQGNGQQQHLNNIQQSLIQQQIVQAQQLQAQLQQHGQIMS from the exons ATGAATTTCTCTCCATTCAGTACACATTTTCCCGGAATTCATCAATTTGTATCGACAACGCAGGAAAACAATTCGGGAAACAATCAAACGCGATATAACACAAACACTTCAAGTAGCTCAACATCAAACAACAATACAAACAATCTTTCGAATAATTTCAATCAGACAAAATTTCGGAATGATTTGGAGACAAATGTTGTTTCGACAAATAATATTATCAACAAATACGTGAATCAAACAGCAACAACGGCACAATATGGAACAGTTTCGTATTCTCAGCCCAATAACGATACGAAAAGTAATTTGACCCTTTCCAACAGCAATTACCAAATTACGAATAATCTTCAGATGAAAGATAATGTtattcaacaacaacattccGACTTAACGCAAGATATTACAGCATTATTGCAGCAAACTGATACGAAACGCGTTTTGCAGAACGTGAACACGAGTTGGCAAACATTAACAACGCCAGCTACTTCAGTTGCGGATTATCTTTCGCATCTTCCTGCGAGTACTTTACCATTGTCTCTTCATCATTTCTTGAAATACTCTGCGGAAAATATCAAGAAGGAGACTCAAAATCCATTAACG acAATCGACATATCTCAAACCCAAACGACGACATCTCAAATCAACTTGAATAACTTAACTTCAAGTCTTCTTCCATCAACGACTTCTATCGCTAATATTATTCAACAGCAACA TCAATTGCAACAAAATACAAACTTACAAAACATTCAAGTTGTTCAAAATCAAGTAAATGTAAATCAAGGAAATGCATCTCAAGTCAATAACACGACAAATAACGTATCAAATACGCAACAACAAGTAACTCAAGCAACAACTCCTGCtgtcaaaaagcaaaaaaagaagaaaaagaaaccgCCAAAGGAGAGAAAACCAAGACTCAAGCCCGGAGAAGTTCGTTTAACGACAGCTTTGGATGGCAGTACGTTATACGAATGTCCCGATTGTCAAGTTTGTTATCCTGAACGAGGAATTCTTGAACAACACATGATAGGACATAATttggaaagaaaatttgtgtgtgatGTGTGCAATGCTGGATTAAAACGCAAAGATCATCTCACACGTCACAAGCAATCTCATAATCCGCAACGCCCGtttatttgtactttttgtatGAAAGGCTTCAAACGAAAGGAACAATTGACGCTCCACGCTGTTATTCACAGCGGCGAAAAACGACATGTTTGCTCCGAATGCGGTAAAGGTTTTTATCGCAAAGATCATTTGAGAAAGCATACAAGAAGTCATATTGCTCGTCGATTAAAGGCGGAATTGAATCAGGGACAACCCGGAGAGAATGGAGAAGCTCAAGATGGAGCTCAAACAAATGTACAACAAATTCAGAATACGAATGGAAATATTCAACAACAACAGGGAAATGGACAGCAACAACATTTGAATAATATTCAACAGTCTCTGATCCAACAACAAATTGTTCAAGCTCAGCAACTGCAGGCTCAGTTGCAACAACATGGACAAATAATGTCTTAA